TGCAGGAGAGTCTTgacaagataaaagaaaaagaaaaatagaagtTTCTAAGCGAGTAGTACTCTCCCGTTATTACAAAACTCAAATTCTTTGCACCCACGGTGATCCAAAAAGCTTAGCCTCATCCTTAATGATTTGAAGCAAGATGGTTGGGGACGCGAATTTATTGTTGACAACTCTTGCATTACGCTCCTTCCATATTGTCCAAGTGGTAAGCATGGTTATGAAATACATGGCTTTTCGCTTCTCCATTGCATTGCACAACATCACCTTCCACCACTTTCAGGGAGAGGGGGAGGCATCACGTGCCCACTCATGAGTGCGGTAGGAGGGAATCCCAAGCCAACTCTTAACTATATATCAAAGCCTCTTGGTATAACGGCATCGAGAGAAGAGATATGCCTCCATCTCTTGAGTTTGCTTGTTTATTGAGTTTGCTTGTAAAACGGGCAAAGCCCACAATTGTCCCAACCCCTTCTCTCAAGACCATCCGCCGTTCGAGACTCTAAACTCAATGAAAATTTTACATTGGTTAAGGCCTAAAGAAACTGTTTGAGTCAAAGAGTCACTTAGTACATGAATGCCACGAAATTCTCACAAAAACAGGTGGATAAACACAATCAATGGACAGATACCTGTACTTAGCAATCCAGCAATGCATTCTGCCTGGATAACGATAATGACGTAGTTTTGCAGTTCCAAATCCATCACCTGGATTGGATTGCTTCCTGGACAAACTCCTCGTGTGGAAAAAAGCCATATCGATCTGGCCTCTTCTTCGTCTAATCTTCTTCGATTACGCGACAAGAATTAACAGACACTTTCGCGTGGCGGCCAAATTACTTTGTGCTAGTAGAGCAGCAGCATCGATTAGTCAGCCAGCTCCACCCTTCTCCTTCCTGCTCCCGCGATCCATCAGCCAGCCGGAGATTCTTGCTCGCTCGCCGCCGATGGCGTCGCAGGACGGCGggtggggcgacggcggcgactcGCTCTTCGAGGGCATGGTCCTCTTCGCCCcctccctctccgccgccgccgaggcacCCGAGCCCCCTAAGCCGCCCAcccctcgccccgccgccgccgctgccgacgcTGACGCCGACACCAGCGCGGCGTCCCAGCCTCTGGACGAGGACCTCTTCTCCGATCTCACCCTCCTCGCCCCCCAGCCCCCGCTGGACCAGGACCAGCAGCCCCAAGCCCAGGATCAGAGCCACCGCCCCGCCTCGCCGGTCTCGCCTGCCCCCGCCGCTGCCCTCTCCCGGCAGCCGTCCTCCTCGGCGCTCCGCAAGAAGAAGCGCGCCGTGCGCATCGGGTACGGCCGCTCGCCACAGTCCGCCCCAGCTCTCCCGCCTACTGCAGcacccgccaccaccaccaccaccaccaccgctgctGCTGTAATTCCTACTGCCAGCAGTAGTGGCAGCCTCCCGGTCCCGGATGCTTTGCCGCATGACGCCGCTCCCCCTATCCCCAGCCAGTACCCTGACCATCATCAGGCAGATAATGGCCATGAGGATCCGGAGGTCAGTTCTTCGGATGTGAAACAGGAGGCGAAAGAAGAGGATGTTGGCGAGAAGGAGGTTGCTGGAGGCGCCGGGGCAGCAGCAGTGGGGATCGAGGAGAGGCTGGCTCTTCTCAGATCTCGGATGTCCGGCAAGCTCGACGCAATCCAGCagagagccgccgccgtcgcggccaAGAGGAGGCAGCTGGCAGGCAGGCAGCGGAAGGTCGCCGAGGACGTCGCGTCCGCGGCGTCCAAGCACAAGGATCTGGAGAGGGAGCTGGAGGAGGCGTGCGAGGCCGAGGACTTCGAGAGGGCCGAGAGGATCAGCGATTCCCTTGCCGCTCTGGAGACGGACAAGGATCGGTTGTTGACGGCGCTGCGTGATGCGGAGCTTGTTTATGATTCTGTGGACTTGGAGCTGCAGGATGTGCTCGAGTCCCGCATTGCCATGGAGGAGGAAGCTGCTGCCCTTCTCGAACAGTTTGCAAAGGTAAATCAGCTCTGCATTTTCTTTCCTCACCTTGCATCGAACTGTAATGACGTGAGAGATGTACTTCCTTGAATTCAGGCATCCTTTTAAATAACCATTGCGTCGAAGTAGATAGGAGTACAGAGTTTCAGTGCATCAATTGTAGTATTTGTAAAGAACTACCCAAGCATGTATCCACACTAAGCAAGTACCGGTGTTTATGCTTGTTATTGCAGCACATAAGCTAGGACTACTATACTGctatttgatactaacttttaGGAGCATGACAAGGGTCTTATTTTTCAGATATAACATTTCATTTGGTGACGTCATAATACATGCATAGTATTGTTGCCACTGTCTCTATTATTGAAATTTCTATCACGATTCATTGCCATGATCTTAAAAGAAAATGGTTTGTGACCGTGACCTTTGAGGGCATAATAATACACCATTATAAGCATCTAAAAGGTACTGAAATATTCGAACAACTAGTAgtcatggaagagaaggatgatTTGAAGTTTTATGCTGACCCAAATGATGAAGTGGAGCAGTTCTATACAATGATAGTTGAGTAGCTACAGTAATCATGCTGCAAGAGCTTTTAGCAACAGGAGCCACTGCTTCATGGATTCACACTACAATGATAGTCTGTCACTAGTTTCTGTTCTTCTAGTTGTTCATTAACATTCAAGCTCTATCTTTCTTAGGATGCCACTGACCATGCTGATTCGGTAAGCAAGCAAGCCGAAGAAATGTCGTCGAAAGAAATAGAAGAGTGGCAGACATCAATGGAGATACTCCAAATAAAGAAGCTAGAGATGGAGGTTGAAACAGAATTGGTTTTATCAGCACGTTCAGGGCTGGAAGGTTCAGTAGAGCATTTGATTGAAGATGACAAGAGAGAAAAGGACATGCTAAGTAAGAAAGGAGATACACTCACAGTGGAATTAGCTGAGCTCCTGGAGTTGGTGAGGCTGAAAGAAGCAGAGATAGCTGAAAACAATGCTCGGATCCAGGAGGTTCAAGAAAGGATCAGCGCAGTAGTTTCCAGATTTCATGGCTCCCAGTCGGATATTGACCTGAAGATCAATTCCTTGCAGGAAGCCCAAAATAAAATCGATCAAGATACTGAAGCACTTGTCTTAAAAAAGAACGAAATCGATAACTTCGTCTCTTCAACAGAACAGAAAGACTCAGACTTGCGGGAAATCATCAATGCTTGTTCTTCTGAAGCAAAAGCTTGTCAGCAATCAGTCGAAATCAGAAGAAAGCTTGCATCATCGATCTTAAAGTCAAGACAGGATAGAATTGGGTTATTAAAAAGGGAAGAGGAAATTTCCCAAGACATCCAAATGCTCAGGCAACAAACAACTGATGCAAGAACGAGTCTTCAGGTACAACATCTATTCTTCTGTTGGTTTCCTTTTGCTAATAAACACATTTGGGTGCCAAAGTTATTTTTGTGTACCGATATATTTTTTCGGTGCTAAAGATCCTCATTCTAAATATAACTTAATTGATGGGTCTGCAGGGGATCTCTTCAAGGAGAGCAGGCATACAGCAAGAGATAGCTACATTTAAGCAGAAGCTGAGCTTCATGGACAAAAGGGGTCCTGAATTAGAGGCCGAAAAGAAGGTCGCTGCTGCTGCAAGGAACTTCAAGGAAGCTGGAAGGATAGCTGCAGAGGCGAAAGCACTGTATTCTGAAAAGGAAGAACTGCATGCTAAATTGGAGAAAGCTGGTACTGATCTAGAGATAATAGAGAAGGATATCACAGCAACCACTGACAAGATACAGGAATGTGAAGGGCTTATTGTGCTCAAAGAACAAGAGTCAGCCATGACAAGTTACAAAAGACTCCGGCTGGACTCCTCTGCTGCTAGAGCAGAGTTGACTGCTGCAACTGAAACAGATGACAAAGAAGAAGTAGAGATATTACGCAAGGAAGCTGAAGCTGCAGAATCTAAAGCGCTGGAACTCAAAACAATGTATAACCTCCAACCAGATGGCGATGAATATACATTTCAGCCTGTAGTTCCTATAGCGTTCATAACAAATTCAACATGGCAGCAGTTGGCAGAAATGGCATCTTCTTTTGGCCTCTCTCCTGAGGAGTGAATTGGATAGTGGACCTGCAGACATGACTGCTTGGTACACTTGGTAAAGTTTTGCCCGATAGCTGTACCCTCCTCCCAAATATCCCTTCCCCATTTTTCCTCTACACTAGTCACTAGTGGCATCTGGGATCTACTCCAAACTGGAGTAGTGTAAATCGAGTGTATAACATCTGTTTTTCATACTCTGAACTCTGAGGATTTTTCTTCCCTCATTTTTGTGTACATCAAGACTGTAATTCTTTTGTTGTTCTGGTTTTGGTTGATTTACAGCAACAGGTTATCAGTCAGAATGTAATCAGAAATAGCATATCCTTGAATAAAGCTTCTTCTGCTTTGCCACCATTCAATCTTGCATACATTGGAGGGTGCATATTATCACAAATGAATCACTTGATATAGTTACTGTTTGGCAAGTTTTTTTTGGTAAAGCTGTGCCACTCCTAAGGTGTGAACTTTTGTATTGTACTATCTTGACCAAACACTGGAGGGTGGAAGCTGTGAACCTCCCTACCTGTTTGGGGTCTACTGCCTACTCTCTACCTGCCGAACAGAATCACCAAAAGGGCATGACTTACCAATATCCCTTTCTGCTTGTTCTGCTTCTACTTGTTCTGCTTCTACTGCATATATAAGTTGATGAATAAAATTGCAGGAGCACTTCGAGTTTGAGAGAATGGCTTCCAAGGGAAAGGTGTGTGTTACTGGGGCCTCTGGCTTTGTTGCTTCTTGGCTTGTCAAAAGACTTCTCGAGTCTGGTTATAATGTTCTAGGGACAGTCAGAGACCCAGGTCCATCTCCTCTCACTCTAATGATCCACTTGTACTCCTCTTGTTGCTGCTAATGATGGAATCTGTTCTAATTGCTTCTTGTTGATGTACAATTTTGTAAAGTGATGTAGTGAGTTGACATATATTTCTAATTGGATAGGCAATCAGAAGAAGGTAGCACACCTCTGGAACTTAGCAGGGGCCAAGGAAAGGCTGCAGCTTGTCAGAGCTGACCTCTTGGAAGAAGGGAGCTTCGATGATGCTGTGATGGCCTGTGAGGGTGTCTTCCACACTGCATCACCTATCATCACCAAATCTGATACCAAGGTATGCTGTAAATGGTCACTTCACTGTCTGTCGTATTTTCTCTGTTGGACGATAAATATCTCCTGTGGTGATTGGTGTTAATTGACATGTGATGCCACTTCAATTACAGGAAGAAATGCTTGATTCTGCAATAAACGGCACTCTAAACGTGCTGAGATCGTGCAAGAAGAATCCTTTTCTCAAAAGGGTTGTTCTCACGTCATCATCGTCAACCGTGAGGCTGAGGGATGAAGCTGAATTCCCACCCAACGTGTTGCTGGATGAAACATCATGGAGCTCTGTGGAGTTCTGTGAAAGTATTCAGGTAGTGATTCTCAGCAATCAAAATACCAATTTTTTTACCAATATATATTTCCAGTCATTTCTCTGAAGAGTGAGTTTGTTTTTTCGACCTGCCTGTTAGGTATGGTACGGTGTCGCGAAGATCCTTGCTGAGAAATCAGCTTGGGAGTTTGCCAAGGAGAACAACATCGACCTAGTGGCTGTTCTTCCAACATTCGTGATTGGACCTAATCTCTCGTCTGAATTAGGACCCACTGTTTTAGATGTCCTTGGCTTATTTAAAGGCGAGTCTTAGTATTTCTGCTGGTTTAATTGTATATATAGCATATATGTAGGTCCTAAATGTGAGCGAACGTCATTTTGCAGGAGAGACAGAGAAGTTCACCATGTTTGGAAGGATGGGGTACGTCCACATCGACGACATAGCCAGCTGCCACATCCTGGTCTATGAAACCGCCAATGCTAAAGGGAGGTACATATGCAACTCGGCGGTTCTGAATAGCAACGACCTTGTCGCTTTCCTCGCGAAACGATTCCCATCGTTCCCCATCCCGAAGAGGTCAGTTACCACTAACCATATCGAAACATATAGCACGCTGTTGCAGAAGAATCCTTTGTCTAACTGACCCCCTGCAACCACCCTTTGTCTCTGCTTTGATCTTCGAGCTGATTTGGTTGGTTTGGTTTGGAAATGGGAATTGCGTTGAATTTTACTATGCAGTTTACCGAACATTTACGGGGAGCAGACGTATGGTTACAACACGTCCAAGATTCGGAAGCTGGGTGTCGAGTTCAAAGGGGTGGAGGAGATGTTCGATGACGCGGTGGAGTCGCTCAAAGGTCATGGCTATCTGCTCGAGATTGCGGAATGATGCGGATGAAAGGATCAGTCCCTTCACGGCAGGGAGATGCAATTTAGTTACATGAGAAAAATGTATCCTCTTCCCTTAAGTTTTATTTTAGGTATTCTCTCTAGCCACTCTCAGAACTGCGGGTGACTGACTGTCAGCATCTACCCTCAACAGAACCACATGATATTATGTTGACACATGAAAGAACGAAAAGGAAATGAAATGTATTCCATCTCTTACATTACATGCTGTGTCAATCACAACACTATCATTTTTGGGTCAGAAAAGAAAATGAAACGACATTAAGTAGAACCAAATCATCGCTTCAAACTGTGACTTCGACTTCCCATTTTTTTATCTGGAACACTTGCCATTCCATTAACTTGTGGTCGCGAAAATAAATTGGAATGGAGCAATGTGCTTTTaggacatagttttttttttgcgggtagtgTTTTTAGGACATACAAGTAGTATATCCCTGGTTTCCAGTCCGTAACGGGCCTTCTTCGCCTTCCCGGGCCAGCCCGGCAACCAGACGCTCTCGGCCAACACTGATTAAATCCAATCACATCGGATCGATTGTTTTAGGCTTTTAGCGCACTCGGCAGGTCTTCCTCATCTTCTCTTATCCTCCTCTTCCGAGgttccactacaccacactccacATTTCCGGATTTTCTGCAACCCGCCTCGATCTGGATCGGCAAGGTGGGTTATATTCCTATCAATCTCGCCTTCTGGTATGTTTGATTGTTGTGCCCAATTTCCACCATCGCTGTAGATTTGGAGGAAACAATAACCATCTGTCGAGTGAGAAAAAGCAACAGCAATGCCTATGGTTTTGTGAATTCGTGCTCTTTATCTGTTGATTGCTTCCCTTTAGCTGTGCTCCCAAATCCGGAATGCGTCTTTTGCGCGTCATCAGATCAGCGTGTGCACATGAATCGACTGAACCTCCTTGTTTGATTTGACGTCCTTAGTCACCTGCACTGTTGGTGTTCGACAAATTGCTTTTGTGGCATGTTCCTTAGCTATAAATTGAATGAGTGCACTAGGATTCTGAACCCATTGCCCTAGATATAGTAATATATGTATGGCACCTCATTGCATTTCTATTGTTATGCAGAAAATAGCCCAACAATGGCCAGTGCTGGCGCCGATGCCAAGAGCCTGACGCAGTGGTTGAGGGAGAAAGGGTTTGACGAGGAGACCATCGGGCGCATGTCAAAGCGGTGCAAGAATCTGCCGAATCTTGATGCCAGCGAGGCATCCGGCGTCTGGGACTACCTCCTCAACGATGTCAAGATCGAGCAGCGGAAGCTGCGCTACGTGGTCACCAAGTGCCCCAAGGTGCTCACCTTGTCCGTTGACGGGAAGCTCATCCCCACGGTCCAGTGCCTCAACACGCTGCAGGCCAAGCCAGGGGAGGTCGCGCAGGCCATTATCAAGTTCCCGCCGATACTCTTCCACAGCATGGAGCAGAAGCTCTGCCCTCTCCTTGCCTTCTTCCAGACCCTGGACATCTCCGAGAAGCAGCTCGCCAAGCTCCTCATGGTCAACCCGCGCCTCATCAGCTACAGTATCGAGGGCAAGTTCTCACAGACGGTCGACTTCTTTGTCAGCCTTGGCATTGAAAAGGAGGGCATGATTGGCAAGATCCTGACCAAGGAGCCAT
The sequence above is a segment of the Lolium rigidum isolate FL_2022 unplaced genomic scaffold, APGP_CSIRO_Lrig_0.1 contig_67994_1, whole genome shotgun sequence genome. Coding sequences within it:
- the LOC124682109 gene encoding myosin heavy chain, non-muscle-like, with protein sequence MASQDGGWGDGGDSLFEGMVLFAPSLSAAAEAPEPPKPPTPRPAAAAADADADTSAASQPLDEDLFSDLTLLAPQPPLDQDQQPQAQDQSHRPASPVSPAPAAALSRQPSSSALRKKKRAVRIGYGRSPQSAPALPPTAAPATTTTTTTAAAVIPTASSSGSLPVPDALPHDAAPPIPSQYPDHHQADNGHEDPEVSSSDVKQEAKEEDVGEKEVAGGAGAAAVGIEERLALLRSRMSGKLDAIQQRAAAVAAKRRQLAGRQRKVAEDVASAASKHKDLERELEEACEAEDFERAERISDSLAALETDKDRLLTALRDAELVYDSVDLELQDVLESRIAMEEEAAALLEQFAKDATDHADSVSKQAEEMSSKEIEEWQTSMEILQIKKLEMEVETELVLSARSGLEGSVEHLIEDDKREKDMLSKKGDTLTVELAELLELVRLKEAEIAENNARIQEVQERISAVVSRFHGSQSDIDLKINSLQEAQNKIDQDTEALVLKKNEIDNFVSSTEQKDSDLREIINACSSEAKACQQSVEIRRKLASSILKSRQDRIGLLKREEEISQDIQMLRQQTTDARTSLQGISSRRAGIQQEIATFKQKLSFMDKRGPELEAEKKVAAAARNFKEAGRIAAEAKALYSEKEELHAKLEKAGTDLEIIEKDITATTDKIQECEGLIVLKEQESAMTSYKRLRLDSSAARAELTAATETDDKEEVEILRKEAEAAESKALELKTMYNLQPDGDEYTFQPVVPIAFITNSTWQQLAEMASSFGLSPEE
- the LOC124682106 gene encoding transcription termination factor MTERF6, chloroplastic/mitochondrial-like; this encodes MASAGADAKSLTQWLREKGFDEETIGRMSKRCKNLPNLDASEASGVWDYLLNDVKIEQRKLRYVVTKCPKVLTLSVDGKLIPTVQCLNTLQAKPGEVAQAIIKFPPILFHSMEQKLCPLLAFFQTLDISEKQLAKLLMVNPRLISYSIEGKFSQTVDFFVSLGIEKEGMIGKILTKEPYILGYSVDKRLRPTAEFLKSVVGLEGTNLQRVIMNFPGILSRDANKTLRPNFMFLQSAGFSKDQIMALVAGYPLVLIKSIKRCLEPRVKFLVEEMGRDRGEAVDYPQFFSHGLRKSLEYRHKILKQMNSRCSLSEMLDCNQKKFAMKFGLIAAV
- the LOC124682108 gene encoding tetraketide alpha-pyrone reductase 1-like isoform X2 is translated as MASKGKVCVTGASGFVASWLVKRLLESGYNVLGTVRDPGNQKKVAHLWNLAGAKERLQLVRADLLEEGSFDDAVMACEGVFHTASPIITKSDTKEEMLDSAINGTLNVLRSCKKNPFLKRVVLTSSSSTVRLRDEAEFPPNVLLDETSWSSVEFCESIQVWYGVAKILAEKSAWEFAKENNIDLVAVLPTFVIGPNLSSELGPTVLDVLGLFKGETEKFTMFGRMGYVHIDDIASCHILVYETANAKGRYICNSAVLNSNDLVAFLAKRFPSFPIPKSLPNIYGEQTYGYNTSKIRKLGVEFKGVEEMFDDAVESLKGHGYLLEIAE
- the LOC124682108 gene encoding tetraketide alpha-pyrone reductase 1-like isoform X1, with the protein product MASKGKVCVTGASGFVASWLVKRLLESGYNVLGTVRDPGNQKKVAHLWNLAGAKERLQLVRADLLEEGSFDDAVMACEGVFHTASPIITKSDTKEEMLDSAINGTLNVLRSCKKNPFLKRVVLTSSSSTVRLRDEAEFPPNVLLDETSWSSVEFCESIQVWYGVAKILAEKSAWEFAKENNIDLVAVLPTFVIGPNLSSELGPTVLDVLGLFKGETEKFTMFGRMGYVHIDDIASCHILVYETANAKGRYICNSAVLNSNDLVAFLAKRFPSFPIPKRSQTYGYNTSKIRKLGVEFKGVEEMFDDAVESLKGHGYLLEIAE